AAGGAATACTTTACTTATGTGGATATTTTCAGACATAAATTTGACCCTGATAAATCTTCTAGAGGAAATAAATTTACAAAATAAATGATTGCCAATATATTCTGATGTTAAATTGAAGTTGGGATTAAATTAGTTTGACAAATTGGGAATCCAATTCCCAATTTGCTTGATATTTTTCTAAAAAACTCTGACTGGGATTTGAACCTGCCTGCCCTGCCTTTGCCTTTTGCAGACAGACTACAAAGGCAGAACCCTGTCAGAGTATAAAAAACGTCGGGGCGCACGGCCGGGCGCCCCTACTTTTTTGATTCAAACCTAAAATTAAGACTCCTCAATAATCTCCGCTTCTTCTACTCCATTTTCATCAGAGTCGTTGGCTTTGTTGAGATTCTTAAAGAAAATCACGCCATCTACCTCGTCCACTTTGATTCTCTGGTCTTTGCTCACATTGCCTTTCAATATTGCTTTAGACAATTCATTGAGCAATTTTTTCTGAATCAATCTTTTGAGTGGCCTAGCACCAAACTGAGGATCGTAGCCTTGTTCAGCAAACCATGCCAGCGCATGTTCCGTAAGTTCCAGACTGATATTGCTTTCTCCGAGCAATGATTCCAGATGCTCCAATTGAATGCGGACCACTTCCTTGATATCGTCCTTGCTCAATGGGTTGAACATAATGGTTTCATCAATTCTGTTCAAAAACTCCGGCTTGAGCGTTTTTCGCAACAAATCCAATACTTCTGAGCGGGTTGAGGCAATCACCTGATCCAGGTTTTCATCGCTGACCTTCTCGAAATTTGCATTGATGATATGCGATCCAAGATTGGAAGTCATAATGATAATCGTGTTCTTGAAATTCACATGACGGCCTTTGTTATCGGTTAATCGCCCATCGTCCAATACCTGCAAAAGTATATTGAAAACATCCGGGTGCGCTTTTTCAATTTCATCCAAAAGCACCACAGAGTAGGGCTTTCTGCGCACGGCCTCTGTCAACTGACCACCTTCATCGTAGCCCACATAACCGGGAGGCGCTCCAATCAATCTTGAAACGGAATGCCTTTCCTGAAACTCCGACATATCAATGCGGGTCATATTGTTTTCATCGTCAAAAAGATGTGCGGCCAGGGCTTTCGCCAGCTCCGTTTTACCCACGCCTGTAGTTCCCAGGAAAATAAAGGAACCAATCGGCCTATTGGGATCTTGCAAACCGGCACGGGTTCTGCGAATGGCATCGGAAACTGCTTCTACCGCTTCATCTTGGCCGATTACGCGCTTGTGCAACTCTTCCTCCATATTGAGCAATTTCTCTTTGTCGCTCTGCAACATTCTATTCACTGGAATTCCCGTCCATTTTGAGACAGAAGTGGCAATATCCTCTGCATCCACATCCTCTTTCATCAGGCGGGTTTCATGGTCTCGGTCCTTGAGCTGTTGCTCCAGTTTTGCCAATGCTTCCTCAGTCGCCTTGATTTTTCCATATCGGATTTCGGCTACTTTACCATAATCCCCAGCACGCTCGGCTTGTTCGGCTTCCAGTTTGAAATTTTCAATATCCTGCTTGCGCGCCTGAATATTATCTACTAATTCCTTTTCTGATTGCCATTTGGCTTTCAGGCTGTCCCTGGTTTCGGTCAGATTGGCGATTTGCTCATTCAAATCATCCAATTTGGCTTTGTCTTTTTCTCTTTTAATGGCCTCGCGCTCAATTTCCAACTGGCGAATTTTTCTTTCGATTTCATCCAGTTCCTCGGGCAGTGAATCCATTTCCAAACGCAACTTGGCCGCTGATTCATCGATCAGGTCAATGGCCTTGTCCGGCAAAAAGCGATCGGTAATGTATCTATTGGAAAGCTCCACTGCCGCAATAATGGCCTCGTCCAGAATACGCACTTTGTGATGTGTTTCGTAACGCTCCTTCAATCCCCTCAAAATAGATATGGCATCTTCTACATTCGGCTCATCGATCATTACTTTCTGGAATCTGCGCTCCAATGCCTTGTCTTTTTCAAAGAATTTCTGATACTCATTTAAAGTAGTGGCACCTACAGCCCTTAGCTCACCTCTTGCCAAAGCGGGTTTCAGGATATTGGCAGCATCCATTGCGCCTTCTCCCCCACCGGCACCTACAAGAGTGTGGATCTCATCTATAAAAAGTATG
This genomic stretch from Chitinophagales bacterium harbors:
- the clpB gene encoding ATP-dependent chaperone ClpB; its protein translation is MKLDNFTIKAQEVIQKAQQVAFGLQHSSIENVHILKALLSEDENVTSFLFKKLGVNARILSDKTEEILSKIPKTSGEGGQFLSQNANKTLMQAQEVMKQFKDQFVSVEHLLMALLSASDDVGRLLKELGVNEKDLKKAVAELRKGSKVQDQNAESTYNALEKYAVNLNSKAQSGKLDPVIGRDEEIRRVMHILTRRTKNNPILVGEPGVGKTAIAEGIAHRIVSGDVPENLKQKVIYALDMGALVAGAKYKGEFEERLKAVIKEVTESDGEIILFIDEIHTLVGAGGGEGAMDAANILKPALARGELRAVGATTLNEYQKFFEKDKALERRFQKVMIDEPNVEDAISILRGLKERYETHHKVRILDEAIIAAVELSNRYITDRFLPDKAIDLIDESAAKLRLEMDSLPEELDEIERKIRQLEIEREAIKREKDKAKLDDLNEQIANLTETRDSLKAKWQSEKELVDNIQARKQDIENFKLEAEQAERAGDYGKVAEIRYGKIKATEEALAKLEQQLKDRDHETRLMKEDVDAEDIATSVSKWTGIPVNRMLQSDKEKLLNMEEELHKRVIGQDEAVEAVSDAIRRTRAGLQDPNRPIGSFIFLGTTGVGKTELAKALAAHLFDDENNMTRIDMSEFQERHSVSRLIGAPPGYVGYDEGGQLTEAVRRKPYSVVLLDEIEKAHPDVFNILLQVLDDGRLTDNKGRHVNFKNTIIIMTSNLGSHIINANFEKVSDENLDQVIASTRSEVLDLLRKTLKPEFLNRIDETIMFNPLSKDDIKEVVRIQLEHLESLLGESNISLELTEHALAWFAEQGYDPQFGARPLKRLIQKKLLNELSKAILKGNVSKDQRIKVDEVDGVIFFKNLNKANDSDENGVEEAEIIEES